A part of Tessaracoccus timonensis genomic DNA contains:
- a CDS encoding spermidine synthase: MQYLLPDDAVPGAFRVMFGPTQQSWVDPSRPDFLVFEYVQQIALLLDHTALRAPDTDRLRIVHIGGGGLTIPRWVAWRRPHTAQVVCEPNVELTEEVRRKTPLPKRSGIKVRDVDGRTGLKAMPDDWADVVIVDAFNGAQVPPELVTSEAFDEIRRVTRGESVVILNCTDRAPFTWSKRVAAGIQQRWRHFLVGAEPAVHKGRRYGNLLFVGALEQPDFRGIARASAGLSAGYRWLSGKEAAAWPGGADPFVDDDSEASPEPIHSKLWF, from the coding sequence GTGCAATATCTGCTTCCCGACGACGCCGTGCCGGGCGCGTTTCGTGTGATGTTCGGGCCGACGCAGCAGTCGTGGGTCGACCCGTCGCGCCCCGACTTCCTCGTCTTCGAGTACGTCCAGCAGATCGCCCTCCTCCTCGACCACACCGCCCTGCGTGCACCCGACACCGACCGCCTCCGCATCGTCCACATCGGCGGCGGCGGCCTCACCATCCCGCGTTGGGTCGCGTGGCGCCGCCCGCACACGGCGCAGGTGGTGTGCGAACCCAACGTCGAGCTCACCGAGGAAGTCCGCCGCAAAACACCGCTGCCCAAACGCTCCGGCATCAAAGTGCGCGATGTCGACGGGCGCACCGGGCTTAAGGCCATGCCCGACGACTGGGCCGACGTGGTGATCGTCGACGCATTCAACGGCGCCCAGGTACCGCCGGAACTGGTCACGTCGGAGGCATTCGATGAGATCCGACGGGTCACCCGCGGCGAGTCGGTGGTCATCCTGAACTGCACCGACCGCGCCCCCTTCACCTGGTCGAAGCGCGTCGCGGCGGGCATCCAACAGCGGTGGCGCCACTTCCTCGTCGGCGCTGAACCTGCTGTTCACAAGGGGCGACGGTACGGCAACCTGCTGTTCGTCGGAGCCCTCGAGCAGCCAGATTTTCGCGGCATCGCCCGCGCATCCGCCGGGCTGTCGGCGGGGTATCGTTGGTTGTCCGGCAAGGAAGCGGCCGCCTGGCCCGGCGGCGCGGACCCCTTCGTCGACGACGATTCTGAGGCCTCGCCCGAGCCCATCCACTCCAAACTCTGGTTCTAG
- a CDS encoding ATP-binding protein, with amino-acid sequence MDTRDVLGQPYRPRIIDEVLADALQTAGAVVIEGPRACGKTMTGLNAAASYVFMDDDEAQARLDVAPASLLDGASPRLLDEWQVAPGVWNRVRRRVDAQAKPGQFILTGSAVPFDDESRHTGAGRFLRLRQRTLAWAEQPVGEPTVSLQALFHQEAPPTSAPQLTLTQLIQQLVTPGFPAMTTLPPGRAAQLLRAYLTETARIDVARLANVRHDLSVMERLIRALARASASETTFQTLRADVAAIAPSITVDTVASYVGLLERLFVVEQQPAWAPGLRTRARLRTSPRWHLADPALAAAALRADQHALFEDLLTTGVLFESAAVHDLSVLVEPLGGRVYHYRDSNGHEIDAVVELPDGRWGAIEIKLGERQVPQGAATLVKAVAQIDSEPAFRLVLTALGGTYCLDDGTVTCSLAALCP; translated from the coding sequence GTGGATACGCGCGACGTCCTCGGCCAGCCCTACCGCCCCCGGATCATCGACGAGGTGCTCGCCGATGCGCTGCAAACGGCCGGAGCCGTCGTGATTGAGGGGCCGCGCGCCTGCGGCAAGACCATGACTGGCCTGAATGCGGCCGCGTCGTACGTGTTCATGGACGACGACGAAGCGCAAGCCAGGCTCGACGTGGCCCCTGCATCACTGCTCGACGGCGCATCTCCCAGGCTGCTGGATGAATGGCAAGTAGCGCCTGGGGTATGGAATCGCGTGCGTCGCCGCGTCGATGCGCAGGCCAAGCCTGGCCAGTTCATCCTCACCGGTTCGGCGGTGCCGTTCGACGATGAGTCCAGGCACACCGGAGCTGGGCGCTTTCTGAGGCTGCGGCAGCGCACGCTGGCCTGGGCTGAGCAGCCAGTGGGCGAGCCGACGGTGAGCCTCCAGGCCCTCTTTCACCAGGAAGCGCCGCCGACGTCGGCCCCGCAGCTGACCCTTACGCAACTCATCCAGCAGCTCGTCACGCCGGGGTTTCCTGCTATGACGACGTTGCCCCCAGGTCGGGCGGCTCAACTACTACGCGCATATCTCACCGAGACTGCGCGCATCGATGTGGCCCGGCTCGCGAATGTGCGGCATGACCTATCCGTCATGGAGCGTTTGATTCGAGCGTTGGCTAGGGCAAGTGCGTCGGAAACGACGTTCCAAACGCTCCGGGCGGACGTGGCGGCCATTGCGCCGAGCATCACCGTCGACACGGTCGCCAGCTACGTCGGTCTGCTCGAGCGTCTCTTCGTCGTCGAGCAGCAGCCGGCCTGGGCACCGGGGCTGCGCACGCGAGCGCGACTGAGGACGTCGCCGCGTTGGCATCTCGCTGACCCGGCACTGGCCGCCGCCGCGTTGCGGGCAGATCAGCACGCGCTCTTCGAGGATCTGCTCACGACGGGAGTCTTGTTCGAGAGCGCAGCGGTGCATGATTTGTCGGTGTTGGTTGAGCCACTGGGCGGCCGGGTCTACCACTATCGGGACTCGAACGGGCACGAGATCGATGCCGTCGTCGAGTTGCCCGATGGGCGTTGGGGTGCCATCGAGATCAAGCTGGGGGAGAGACAGGTGCCCCAAGGTGCAGCGACGTTGGTGAAAGCCGTCGCGCAGATTGATAGCGAGCCGGCCTTTCGCCTCGTACTCACTGCACTGGGCGGTACGTACTGCCTCGACGACGGCACCGTTACGTGCTCCTTGGCTGCCCTCTGCCCTTGA
- a CDS encoding MATE family efflux transporter, giving the protein MSLTRRVLALAIPAFAALIAQPLMTLADTWIVGRLGTAQLAGLGVGAVILTTLTGLMVFLAYGSTATVSRQVGAGNTRRALELGIQAMWLALVLGITLAGAAFAGGDWLVAALGATSDVATHAATYLRWALPGLPGMLVMLAATGTFRGLEDAKTPLALMVGSASLNFVLNLLFVFGLHLGIAGAALGTAVAETALGLVAAALIARKASSAGARRAPHLADMWLNLTVGIPLMLRTLTLRVAILLTTYVATAQGPAALAAHHIVMQVWNFLANALDAIAIAGQTIIGTALGASNRDEARAFTSRMTRWAIGVGGVLGVLVLLTHRPLGAFFSPDPDVRGLTVWVFVIVAVALPLAGYVFLLDGVLIGAGDGPYLAKAGIVALAVYAPLALASLLLPKGQLGLVGLWLAFSFGYMGGRALTLWWRARNDDWMRLGTGES; this is encoded by the coding sequence ATGTCTCTCACCCGACGGGTGCTCGCCCTGGCGATTCCCGCATTCGCGGCGCTCATCGCGCAGCCACTCATGACACTCGCCGACACCTGGATCGTCGGTCGCCTCGGCACCGCGCAGCTCGCCGGGCTCGGCGTCGGCGCCGTCATCCTCACCACGCTCACCGGCCTGATGGTGTTCCTCGCCTACGGCTCCACCGCGACGGTGTCGCGCCAGGTGGGCGCGGGCAACACCCGCCGCGCGCTCGAACTCGGCATCCAGGCCATGTGGCTCGCGCTCGTGCTGGGCATTACCCTTGCCGGGGCGGCGTTCGCGGGTGGCGACTGGCTCGTCGCAGCCCTCGGAGCTACATCCGACGTGGCCACTCACGCAGCCACGTACTTGCGGTGGGCGCTGCCGGGACTGCCAGGAATGCTGGTGATGCTGGCCGCGACGGGCACGTTCCGCGGGCTCGAGGACGCCAAGACCCCGCTGGCGCTCATGGTGGGGTCGGCGTCGCTGAACTTCGTACTCAACCTGCTGTTCGTGTTCGGTCTGCACCTCGGCATCGCCGGCGCCGCACTCGGCACCGCGGTGGCGGAAACCGCGCTCGGTCTCGTCGCCGCCGCACTCATCGCGCGCAAAGCGAGCAGCGCGGGGGCTCGTCGGGCTCCACACCTCGCTGACATGTGGCTGAACCTCACGGTCGGCATCCCGCTCATGCTGCGCACCTTGACGCTGCGCGTCGCCATCTTGCTCACCACGTATGTCGCGACGGCACAGGGCCCGGCGGCGCTCGCGGCGCACCACATCGTGATGCAGGTGTGGAACTTCCTCGCCAACGCGCTCGACGCCATCGCCATCGCCGGGCAGACCATCATCGGCACCGCGCTCGGCGCATCGAACCGCGACGAGGCCCGCGCCTTCACGTCGCGCATGACGCGCTGGGCCATCGGCGTGGGCGGCGTGCTCGGCGTGCTGGTGCTGCTCACGCACCGGCCGCTCGGCGCATTCTTCTCCCCCGACCCCGACGTGCGGGGCCTCACCGTCTGGGTGTTCGTCATCGTCGCCGTGGCCCTACCGCTGGCTGGCTACGTGTTTCTCCTCGACGGTGTGCTCATCGGCGCGGGCGACGGGCCGTACCTGGCGAAGGCGGGCATCGTGGCGCTGGCGGTGTACGCGCCGCTGGCGCTCGCGTCGCTCCTACTGCCGAAGGGCCAGCTGGGGCTCGTGGGCCTGTGGCTCGCGTTCTCGTTCGGATACATGGGCGGGCGCGCGCTCACGCTGTGGTGGCGCGCCCGCAACGACGACTGGATGCGCCTGGGCACCGGCGAAAGTTGA
- the thiD gene encoding bifunctional hydroxymethylpyrimidine kinase/phosphomethylpyrimidine kinase: MQFALTKGLSMALLHPRIPRVLSIAGSDPSGGAGIQADLKSITAAGGYGMAAITALTAQNTQGVVGLHVPDPSFLTAQLNAISADIEVDAVKTGMLATADVIRAACEWLERCPVPVLVVDPVMVATSGDRLLAPEAEEALGELCRRANVITPNIGELAVLTGAEPAQTEEAAITQARGWSAEHRVAVVVKTGHLTSLDTASNHWVSPDGAVHTTSTPRLDTTTTHGTGCSLSSALATRLGAGDSPDDALSWATDWLHEAIAHGADLDIGGGHGPVDHGYRARRALAATAGARA; encoded by the coding sequence ATGCAGTTCGCACTGACGAAGGGATTGTCCATGGCACTGCTGCACCCGCGCATCCCGCGCGTCCTGTCGATCGCTGGCTCAGACCCGAGCGGCGGCGCCGGAATCCAGGCTGACCTCAAATCCATCACCGCCGCGGGCGGCTACGGCATGGCGGCCATCACCGCACTCACCGCGCAGAACACCCAGGGCGTCGTGGGTCTCCACGTGCCCGATCCGTCGTTCCTTACCGCCCAGCTCAACGCGATCAGCGCCGACATCGAAGTGGACGCCGTGAAGACGGGCATGCTCGCGACGGCTGACGTCATCCGCGCGGCCTGTGAGTGGCTCGAACGCTGCCCAGTGCCGGTGCTCGTCGTGGATCCCGTGATGGTGGCGACCAGCGGCGACCGCCTGCTCGCCCCCGAAGCCGAGGAGGCGCTGGGCGAGCTGTGTCGTCGGGCGAACGTGATCACCCCCAACATCGGCGAACTGGCCGTCCTGACGGGGGCCGAGCCGGCGCAGACCGAGGAGGCGGCGATTACCCAGGCACGCGGGTGGTCGGCGGAGCACCGAGTGGCTGTCGTCGTGAAGACCGGCCACTTGACGAGTCTCGACACCGCGTCGAACCACTGGGTCTCGCCCGACGGGGCCGTGCACACGACGTCAACGCCGCGCCTCGATACCACGACCACCCACGGCACCGGCTGCTCGCTCTCGTCCGCGCTCGCCACTAGGCTCGGGGCCGGCGACTCACCCGATGACGCGCTCTCCTGGGCGACGGACTGGCTCCACGAGGCCATCGCGCATGGAGCGGACCTCGATATCGGGGGCGGCCACGGGCCGGTCGACCACGGCTACCGCGCTCGTCGGGCGCTAGCCGCTACGGCGGGTGCGCGGGCATGA
- the pdxH gene encoding pyridoxamine 5'-phosphate oxidase — MTDRNLGAMRTDYQGERLEASITDRNPWELFDEWLAAAIEAKVPEPNAMTLATVDAGGRPSSRVVLLKEASPAGLVFFTDYGSDKAVHLAEHPVANALFYWPGPMRQIRATGAVEKISRDESEAYFHSRPHASQISAWVSKQSRPLESREQFAQELAEAEAQFEGEDVPLPDWGGFRIDVDEFEFWQGLPGRAHDRARFVRDGDAWRATRLYP; from the coding sequence ATGACTGACCGCAACCTCGGCGCGATGCGCACCGATTACCAGGGCGAACGCCTCGAAGCCAGCATCACCGACCGCAACCCCTGGGAGCTCTTCGACGAATGGCTCGCCGCCGCGATCGAGGCGAAGGTGCCCGAGCCCAACGCCATGACGCTCGCCACCGTCGACGCCGGCGGGAGGCCGTCGTCGCGTGTGGTGCTGCTGAAGGAGGCCTCGCCTGCGGGGCTCGTCTTCTTCACCGATTACGGCTCTGACAAGGCTGTGCACCTCGCTGAACATCCTGTGGCGAATGCGCTGTTCTACTGGCCGGGGCCGATGCGCCAGATCAGGGCGACGGGTGCCGTCGAGAAGATCAGCCGCGACGAATCGGAGGCCTATTTCCATTCGCGTCCGCACGCGAGCCAGATCTCGGCGTGGGTGTCGAAGCAGTCGCGGCCCCTGGAATCGCGGGAGCAGTTTGCCCAGGAGCTGGCGGAGGCCGAGGCGCAGTTCGAGGGCGAGGACGTGCCGCTGCCCGACTGGGGCGGGTTCCGTATCGACGTCGACGAGTTCGAGTTCTGGCAGGGCCTGCCTGGCCGCGCGCACGACCGCGCGCGCTTCGTCCGCGACGGCGACGCATGGCGCGCCACGAGGCTCTACCCGTAG
- the thiM gene encoding hydroxyethylthiazole kinase, which yields MTDWQTVVRSVRGRAPLVHCISATVSMGLVADGLLAAGARPMMTETLGEAPAMTAMADALLVGFGTLSTDAVDGIPPTVDAAIAAGHPWVLDPTAIGVPPVRTAMARGLVAKGPTVVRCNASECLALAQTGPGGRGADATASVDEAADAAAALARRWGSIVAVSGVSDLVTDGATAVRIDGGSPLLPRVTGTGCLLGALTAASCVVAEPLHAAVAAATWLKRASEVAETRAAGPGTFRMHLKDALDEVGR from the coding sequence GTGACGGACTGGCAGACGGTCGTGCGCTCGGTGCGGGGGCGGGCGCCGCTGGTGCACTGTATCTCGGCGACGGTGTCGATGGGCCTGGTTGCGGACGGTCTGCTCGCAGCCGGGGCCCGTCCGATGATGACCGAGACCCTCGGCGAGGCGCCCGCGATGACGGCAATGGCGGACGCGCTGCTCGTGGGTTTCGGCACGCTCTCGACGGATGCCGTCGATGGAATTCCCCCAACGGTCGACGCCGCGATCGCGGCTGGTCACCCGTGGGTGCTTGACCCGACGGCGATCGGCGTGCCTCCGGTGCGGACCGCGATGGCGAGGGGGCTCGTCGCGAAGGGCCCGACGGTGGTCCGCTGCAACGCCTCCGAGTGCCTGGCGCTCGCCCAGACCGGACCCGGCGGACGGGGCGCGGACGCGACGGCCTCCGTCGACGAGGCAGCCGACGCGGCAGCAGCGCTGGCGCGGCGATGGGGGAGCATCGTGGCCGTCTCCGGCGTGTCAGACCTTGTCACCGACGGGGCGACGGCGGTCCGCATCGACGGTGGCAGCCCACTCCTGCCGCGCGTCACCGGGACGGGATGCCTGCTAGGTGCGCTGACGGCGGCGAGTTGCGTCGTCGCGGAGCCCCTCCATGCGGCTGTCGCGGCGGCGACGTGGCTGAAGCGGGCGAGCGAGGTGGCCGAGACGCGAGCCGCCGGACCGGGGACCTTCCGCATGCACCTCAAGGACGCACTGGATGAGGTGGGACGATGA
- a CDS encoding MFS transporter yields MFLPLIALGPAMGALAGPGAGAAAGPLVVVAMLLGRPVGGTVFGQVSDRLGRTRTTRVAIAGTALCALGIAVMPTHVALGAATLWLVLVLRFLGGVFVAGEYSAAIPLAMEWSAPRRRGLMSGLILSMAPLAQGSIAFATAAMLGWLGQDEYALWGWRALFVVGALCSGAMLVFYSLQVADAPAFHRHAGLARARRERGQAVLVGRHSRTFWQVFALMSGLWLMTAVTVLILPGRLVEDARLAPDDAAIAMGVASLAQAAAMVLAGHLSTVVGRRALFVGWGLVALLTSPFVWRAVVVADDLPRAALWAALLQVVTVSMYGPVAAYLSERFPTGVRSTGYGMGYSLSLVLPALYPLYLPALEGLLGRQGAPTAMLLLGGALVVGAAFVGPRLAPRDFDAEIDEVAREAEEVSA; encoded by the coding sequence GTGTTCCTTCCACTCATCGCGCTCGGCCCCGCGATGGGCGCACTCGCCGGGCCAGGCGCCGGAGCCGCGGCGGGGCCGCTGGTCGTCGTCGCGATGCTGCTGGGGCGGCCGGTGGGCGGGACGGTGTTCGGGCAGGTCAGCGACCGGTTGGGGCGCACCCGCACGACGCGCGTCGCGATCGCCGGCACCGCCTTGTGCGCGCTCGGCATCGCCGTCATGCCGACGCATGTCGCGCTCGGCGCCGCCACGCTGTGGCTCGTGCTGGTGCTGCGCTTCCTGGGCGGGGTCTTCGTCGCGGGCGAGTATTCGGCAGCGATTCCGCTGGCGATGGAGTGGTCGGCGCCGCGCCGGCGGGGGCTGATGTCGGGGCTGATCCTGTCGATGGCGCCGCTCGCGCAGGGCTCGATCGCGTTCGCGACGGCGGCGATGCTGGGCTGGCTCGGGCAGGACGAGTACGCACTGTGGGGCTGGCGGGCGCTGTTCGTCGTCGGGGCGCTCTGCTCTGGCGCGATGCTCGTGTTCTACTCACTTCAGGTGGCGGATGCGCCGGCGTTCCATCGGCACGCGGGCCTCGCGAGGGCTCGTCGGGAGCGCGGCCAGGCGGTGCTCGTCGGGCGGCACTCGCGCACGTTCTGGCAGGTGTTCGCCCTCATGAGTGGGCTGTGGCTGATGACCGCCGTGACCGTCCTCATCCTGCCGGGGCGACTGGTCGAGGATGCGCGCCTCGCGCCCGACGACGCGGCCATCGCGATGGGCGTGGCCTCGCTCGCGCAGGCGGCGGCGATGGTCCTGGCCGGACACTTGTCGACCGTCGTCGGGCGACGGGCGTTGTTCGTGGGCTGGGGGCTGGTGGCCCTGCTGACGTCGCCGTTCGTGTGGAGGGCCGTCGTCGTCGCCGACGATCTTCCGCGCGCCGCGCTGTGGGCGGCCCTGCTGCAGGTGGTCACGGTGAGCATGTACGGGCCGGTGGCGGCATACCTGTCCGAGCGGTTCCCGACGGGAGTGCGCTCGACCGGCTACGGCATGGGCTACTCGCTCTCGCTCGTCCTGCCCGCGCTGTACCCCCTGTACCTGCCTGCGCTCGAAGGTCTGCTCGGGCGGCAGGGGGCGCCGACGGCGATGCTGCTGCTGGGCGGGGCGCTGGTGGTGGGCGCCGCGTTCGTCGGGCCGCGGCTCGCGCCGCGTGACTTCGATGCCGAGATCGACGAGGTAGCCCGCGAGGCAGAGGAGGTGTCGGCGTGA
- a CDS encoding inorganic phosphate transporter — translation MNTGTDPHAGPAEGSLGDPRQWLGIDRNWHLTFGGLLAISALAFGLWSFGYVGRPSIILVTAIALGLFMAFNIGGNDVANSFGTSVGAKTLTMKQALLVAAIFEVSGAILAGGEVTDTVRSGIVDLGAVQLDPIDFVFIMMSSLFGAALWLLIATKFGLPVSTTHSIVGAIVGASLTLGFITDQGSLAMVQWDGIRDIAISWVLSPVLGGIVAFLLFNAIQRHILLYNEKAEKRLRELNAARMAEGEKQKREFSRLTELQQVAYTNKLIRDSELAKNPDISADQLESDYYKALKKIDKQVDDVQSHRALMIGVPLIGSVGAVVIVSMLLFKGLANLHLGLNTVSVVLILLMVGSIVWLALSMFANTMRGQQLSKASFRLFSWMQVFTASAFAFSHGSNDIANAVGPFAAILDVLRTEQIAEKAVVPTPVMFAFGIALVAGLWFIGRSVIRTVGEGLTKIHPASGFAAELSAAAVVMLASVFGLPVSSTHILIGAVLGVGLVNRAANWRLMRPIFLAWIITLPVAAVLGAAGLVALRAVF, via the coding sequence GTGAACACTGGGACCGACCCACACGCGGGGCCAGCGGAGGGATCGCTGGGCGATCCGCGGCAATGGCTGGGGATTGATCGTAACTGGCACCTCACGTTCGGCGGGCTGCTCGCCATCAGCGCGCTGGCCTTCGGGCTATGGTCGTTTGGCTACGTTGGCAGGCCGAGCATCATCTTGGTCACCGCCATCGCGCTTGGCCTCTTCATGGCGTTCAACATCGGCGGCAACGACGTCGCCAACTCGTTCGGCACCTCCGTCGGGGCGAAGACCCTCACCATGAAGCAGGCGCTGCTCGTCGCGGCGATCTTCGAGGTCAGCGGGGCAATCCTGGCCGGTGGAGAAGTCACCGACACCGTCCGCAGCGGCATCGTCGATTTAGGCGCGGTACAGCTGGACCCCATCGACTTCGTGTTCATCATGATGTCGTCGCTGTTCGGCGCTGCGCTGTGGCTGCTCATCGCGACGAAGTTCGGGCTGCCCGTATCGACGACGCACTCCATCGTCGGCGCCATCGTCGGCGCCTCACTCACGCTGGGGTTCATCACCGACCAGGGATCGCTCGCCATGGTGCAGTGGGATGGCATCCGCGACATCGCCATCTCGTGGGTGCTGTCCCCCGTGCTGGGCGGCATCGTCGCTTTCCTGCTTTTCAACGCCATCCAGCGGCACATCTTGCTCTACAACGAGAAAGCCGAAAAGCGTCTCCGCGAGCTCAATGCCGCCCGCATGGCGGAGGGTGAGAAACAGAAGCGGGAGTTCAGCCGCCTCACCGAGCTCCAGCAGGTGGCCTACACCAACAAGCTCATCCGCGACTCGGAACTGGCAAAGAACCCCGACATCTCTGCCGACCAGCTGGAATCCGATTACTACAAGGCACTGAAGAAGATCGATAAGCAGGTCGACGACGTGCAATCACACCGCGCGCTCATGATCGGGGTGCCCCTCATCGGCTCCGTGGGCGCGGTGGTCATCGTGTCCATGCTGCTGTTTAAGGGGCTCGCGAACCTGCACCTGGGCTTGAACACCGTCTCCGTCGTGCTCATTTTGTTGATGGTGGGGTCCATCGTCTGGCTCGCGCTGTCGATGTTCGCGAACACCATGCGCGGCCAGCAACTCTCCAAAGCGAGCTTCCGGCTCTTCTCCTGGATGCAGGTGTTCACCGCGTCGGCATTCGCGTTCAGCCACGGGTCGAACGACATCGCCAACGCCGTCGGGCCGTTCGCGGCCATCCTCGACGTATTGCGCACCGAGCAGATCGCGGAGAAAGCCGTCGTGCCCACGCCGGTGATGTTCGCGTTCGGCATCGCTCTGGTGGCCGGCTTGTGGTTCATCGGGCGGTCGGTGATCCGTACCGTCGGGGAAGGACTCACGAAAATCCACCCGGCTTCCGGGTTTGCCGCCGAGCTCTCCGCTGCCGCGGTCGTGATGCTGGCGTCGGTATTTGGGCTTCCCGTGAGCTCCACGCACATCCTCATTGGCGCCGTGCTGGGCGTCGGGCTCGTCAACCGGGCCGCCAACTGGCGACTGATGCGCCCCATCTTCTTGGCCTGGATCATCACGCTGCCCGTGGCGGCAGTGTTGGGGGCTGCCGGACTCGTCGCACTCCGGGCGGTGTTCTGA
- a CDS encoding thiamine phosphate synthase, translating to MTDSQGGSHRAARVGGVDWRCYVITSGSGGEVVAKAAAAAAAGAGVVQIRAKDLGTRALLELTCAVARAVVAANPRTRVLVDDRADVAWAARRRGEPVHGVHLGWDDLHPRDARALLGPDAIIGLTTGTLELVQAAQGLADVVDYVGCGPFRPTPTKDSGREPLGVDGYPPLVAATELPLIAIGSVTPDDAPRLAAAGVAGVALVRAVMDAPDPAAVVRRVLAGF from the coding sequence ATGACGGATTCGCAAGGGGGCTCGCACCGCGCGGCGCGTGTTGGCGGGGTTGACTGGCGCTGCTACGTCATCACGTCGGGGAGCGGCGGGGAGGTCGTCGCGAAGGCGGCTGCGGCCGCGGCGGCCGGGGCCGGTGTGGTGCAGATCCGTGCGAAGGACCTCGGTACGCGGGCGCTCCTCGAGCTGACGTGTGCGGTGGCGAGGGCAGTCGTCGCCGCCAATCCCCGCACCCGTGTCCTCGTCGACGACCGCGCCGACGTCGCGTGGGCCGCCAGACGGCGCGGGGAACCGGTTCACGGCGTCCACCTTGGCTGGGACGATCTCCACCCGCGTGATGCCCGCGCCCTCCTCGGACCGGACGCGATCATCGGGCTGACCACCGGCACCCTCGAGCTGGTCCAGGCCGCGCAGGGGCTCGCGGACGTCGTCGATTATGTGGGATGTGGCCCGTTCCGCCCCACCCCGACGAAGGACTCCGGCCGCGAGCCGCTCGGCGTCGATGGCTATCCGCCGCTCGTGGCCGCGACTGAGTTGCCGCTGATCGCGATCGGCTCCGTCACCCCCGACGACGCTCCTCGCCTCGCCGCGGCAGGGGTCGCGGGAGTAGCGCTGGTCAGGGCGGTCATGGACGCGCCCGACCCGGCGGCTGTGGTGCGACGCGTGCTCGCTGGCTTCTGA
- a CDS encoding class E sortase, whose protein sequence is MADETKRGVTPGRMLLALGVLILVAVLAVAGWALWLFVGTNMAAQGPTADALKQAESAVAKRSDKAKSEAELPLPTAGEPTWVLEIPRLHLRTAIIAGTTPDDLRRGVGWYPTTNLPGEIGNMAIAGHHTTDGKPFARLQHLVSGDEVIVETSLARYIYEVRVAPNDLTVQRDASWVLEAVPGQDEPPQQPWLTLTTDQDLIPTDDRSVAFAVLTREERR, encoded by the coding sequence ATGGCCGATGAGACGAAGCGCGGGGTTACCCCCGGCAGGATGCTGCTGGCGCTGGGCGTCCTGATTCTCGTCGCGGTGCTCGCAGTCGCGGGCTGGGCGCTGTGGCTGTTCGTCGGCACAAACATGGCCGCACAAGGCCCGACGGCGGATGCACTCAAGCAGGCCGAGTCCGCCGTCGCAAAGCGCTCTGACAAGGCCAAATCCGAGGCCGAGCTGCCCCTACCCACCGCCGGCGAGCCCACCTGGGTACTCGAGATCCCCAGACTCCACCTCCGCACCGCCATCATCGCCGGCACCACCCCCGACGACCTACGCCGCGGCGTGGGCTGGTACCCGACGACGAACCTCCCCGGCGAGATCGGCAACATGGCCATCGCCGGGCACCACACCACCGACGGCAAACCCTTCGCGCGGCTACAGCACCTGGTGAGCGGCGACGAGGTCATCGTCGAGACGAGCCTCGCGCGCTATATCTATGAGGTGCGCGTGGCGCCGAACGACCTCACCGTGCAGCGCGATGCCTCGTGGGTGCTCGAGGCCGTGCCCGGCCAAGACGAGCCGCCACAGCAACCCTGGCTCACCCTCACCACCGACCAAGACCTCATCCCCACCGACGATCGCTCCGTGGCGTTTGCTGTGCTCACCCGCGAAGAGCGACGGTGA